The Spartinivicinus poritis genome has a window encoding:
- a CDS encoding transposase, which produces VIVDQAAWHTTHHLEIPVNITLLNLPPVSPELNPVERIWEKLREDSLANRCFKNFNDAVNDE; this is translated from the coding sequence GTTATCGTTGATCAAGCTGCATGGCATACGACTCATCATCTAGAAATACCTGTGAATATCACGCTATTAAATTTACCCCCTGTTTCCCCAGAACTCAACCCAGTAGAGCGGATATGGGAAAAACTTAGAGAAGATTCACTGGCAAACCGTTGTTTTAAAAATTTCAAT